A segment of the Leclercia adecarboxylata genome:
CCATAAAAACTTGAAGACATAGGCCTGGCCGACCAGCGAGAAGAAGCCGATAGTTTTAAGATCGATATCTTCTACGGTCATCCACGCCTGTAACGTGCCCGATGTCAGTGCAAGGGGTAAACCGGAGGCGAAACCAAGGATCAGCAGGATAGCTGATTTAGGTTGCTGGAAAATACGTAGGTATTGACTGGACATGGGCAGGTTAACTGACCCGACCGGAAGTCGGGTCAGCAGGCTGAATTAACGTGCGTTCTGCTTGATGAATTCGTGAATGCTGGTGTCCTGCGCCATATCGGCGATGGTGTCGGTCAGCACGCTGTTTACGGCATTAGCGATATTGGTGTTGGTGGCCTGGAAGGCGCCTTCAACAGAGTAGCTTGCACGGTAGTTCTTATTCATCTTGTTGCCGTTCTTCGCGGTGGCGATGATGGCGATATCCGCTTTGGTCGCGATGTTATAGCGCACGTTGCCCTGAGAGACGTCAGCGTAAAGGTTATTAACGATGATCTGCAGATCAACCGCGCCGCTTGGACCAACCATATAGCCGCGTGCGGTCATTTGCTTCTCAAGCACTTCCTGCAGCAGGAAACGCAGATCGCGAGAGGCCGTCAGGGTCACCAGCTGGTTGTCACGGGTGACTTTCGCCAGCGCCTGGTCTTTACGCTGATCTGCACCGTTGATACTCACGGTGACGCCCATCAGGCTTGGATCCTGCTGCGGCAGAGAGATCTTCGGAGAAACATCAATGGTGGTGGGTGGGGTTGCACAGCCGGCCAGCATAAACAGGGCGACTAAAGGGAAAAAGAGTTTTTTTAACATGTTCAGGCTCTCAACGAATCGTAAGCATATATAGAAAAAAATTGCCGCCATCATAACATCGCCAACGGCAAGGGGAAGTGGTCAACGCATGTAAATTCATCGCCTTGTCTGAAAACTGACCAACTGAAACGCTTTTCCGTTATTCGGACGACAAAACGACTCCCCCTTATAGGACTTCATTCGGTTGAATGAGAAAATCAGATGAAAGCTAAATTTTTGTTGTCTTCTTGTTATGCAAGCGGTAAAAGCGGCTAATATTTAAAGGGATGGGTGACATCTCAGCGTTGTCGGAGGAGTAATTTCATGATGATACGTGAACAGATTGAAGATAAGTTAAGGGCGGCCTTTGAACCTGTGTTCCTTGAAGTCGTCGACGAAAGTTATCGTCATAACGTACCGGCAGGCTCTGAGAGCCACTTTAAAGTGGTGCTGGTCAGCGATCGTTTCGCTGGTGAGCGTTTTCTTAATCGTCACCGTATGATTTACGGAACCCTGACGGAAGAGCTCTCGACCACAGTCCATGCGCTGGCGTTGCATACTTATACGATCAAAGAGTGGAAGGGCTTACAGGATACGATTTTCGCGTCGCCACCCTGCCGGGGGGCAGGGACGATCGCGTAACAAATCCTGTTTGCAACAGCGGGAGCTTTTCCAGTATGTTGCATAAAGATTACGTCAAAAC
Coding sequences within it:
- a CDS encoding lipoprotein; amino-acid sequence: MLKKLFFPLVALFMLAGCATPPTTIDVSPKISLPQQDPSLMGVTVSINGADQRKDQALAKVTRDNQLVTLTASRDLRFLLQEVLEKQMTARGYMVGPSGAVDLQIIVNNLYADVSQGNVRYNIATKADIAIIATAKNGNKMNKNYRASYSVEGAFQATNTNIANAVNSVLTDTIADMAQDTSIHEFIKQNAR
- the bolA gene encoding transcriptional regulator BolA, which translates into the protein MMIREQIEDKLRAAFEPVFLEVVDESYRHNVPAGSESHFKVVLVSDRFAGERFLNRHRMIYGTLTEELSTTVHALALHTYTIKEWKGLQDTIFASPPCRGAGTIA